The following coding sequences lie in one Alphaproteobacteria bacterium genomic window:
- a CDS encoding heme exporter protein CcmB, whose protein sequence is MKLSFCAHLHQELSLSWRNKSSVLLQCTFLVLASFLFPLGLSDLSTLETLAVPILYVLALMAFSNSFPQIFQKDFEDGTLTQLYLHPVSIHRIALIKALALWISHGLILVAIAPFLAMLLKIPMDLLPLIILSLSLSLLAAALIGTLAASLTLGSKNKFFLTSVLVFPLFVPLIIFGTHAPLSETWSPFLMLLGLFLLYLPISIWLSGFALREALTQ, encoded by the coding sequence ATGAAATTATCTTTTTGTGCTCATCTTCATCAAGAACTAAGTCTTTCCTGGCGCAACAAGTCATCTGTGCTCTTACAGTGCACCTTCTTAGTGTTAGCGAGTTTTCTCTTTCCACTTGGACTGTCTGATTTATCGACCTTAGAGACCCTGGCCGTTCCCATTCTGTATGTCCTGGCCCTTATGGCTTTCTCAAATTCATTTCCTCAAATTTTTCAAAAGGATTTTGAAGATGGGACGCTGACACAACTGTACCTGCACCCTGTTTCAATTCATAGGATAGCCCTCATAAAAGCTCTCGCTCTTTGGATTTCCCATGGGCTCATTTTAGTAGCAATCGCCCCTTTTCTCGCAATGCTTTTGAAAATACCCATGGACCTACTTCCCCTGATCATCCTCTCCCTTTCCCTCTCCCTTCTCGCGGCCGCCCTCATCGGAACATTGGCTGCGTCTCTTACTCTGGGCTCAAAAAACAAATTCTTTTTAACAAGCGTGCTTGTATTTCCTCTTTTCGTGCCACTAATTATCTTTGGAACCCATGCCCCCCTTTCTGAAACATGGTCTCCTTTTCTAATGCTTTTGGGATTGTTTTTACTTTATCTTCCCATTAGCATTTGGCTATCTGG
- the ccmA gene encoding heme ABC exporter ATP-binding protein CcmA, with amino-acid sequence MFSSKDFSLNKGELLFVTGPNGSGKSSFLQILSGLSTSNQGHLHWNGLKIKTPSQNHFQRLHYLGHDRALKDDLTPFETLCFWSNMPASMISDTLELFGLNNHKYRPIKCLSHGQKQRLTLARLHLSEKPLWILDEPTTGLDEPSFHTFVNALNIHLQKGGLAVIATHAPFQVPFPTQVISMTGTIGKTL; translated from the coding sequence GTGTTCTCCTCCAAAGATTTTTCCCTCAATAAAGGCGAGCTTTTGTTTGTCACTGGACCTAATGGTTCTGGAAAATCAAGTTTCCTCCAAATTTTATCTGGACTCTCTACCTCAAATCAGGGGCACCTCCATTGGAATGGGCTTAAAATCAAAACCCCCTCTCAAAACCATTTTCAACGCCTTCACTATTTGGGGCACGATAGAGCGCTCAAGGATGATCTAACACCCTTTGAGACTCTGTGCTTCTGGTCAAATATGCCAGCTAGTATGATTTCTGACACCTTGGAGCTGTTTGGCCTCAACAACCACAAATACCGGCCCATAAAATGCCTCTCTCACGGACAAAAACAGCGACTTACTCTGGCCCGCCTCCATCTGTCAGAAAAGCCCCTATGGATCTTAGACGAACCCACAACAGGATTGGACGAGCCTAGTTTTCACACGTTCGTGAATGCCCTAAATATCCACCTTCAGAAAGGCGGCCTTGCCGTTATTGCGACCCATGCACCTTTCCAAGTCCCCTTTCCAACGCAAGTTATTTCTATGACCGGTACAATTGGAAAGACTTTGTGA
- a CDS encoding DUF1674 domain-containing protein translates to MTTHKPSDKNPKNIPSKKEALPKEYGGPKGLEPTRYGDWERNGRCSDF, encoded by the coding sequence ATGACTACACATAAACCTTCGGACAAAAATCCAAAGAATATTCCTTCAAAAAAAGAAGCGCTTCCAAAAGAATACGGCGGGCCAAAAGGACTGGAACCCACCCGTTACGGAGACTGGGAACGGAATGGCCGTTGTAGTGATTTTTAA
- a CDS encoding 3-hydroxybutyryl-CoA dehydrogenase (converts (S)-3-hydroxybutanoyl-CoA to 3-acetoacetyl-CoA) — protein MIHSVGIVGAGQMGSGIAYAFASKGYPVTLVDVSEDMLEKAKTYVAKTSEKRNESLIDISYSTSFSDLTSTDLIIEAVPENIDLKKMVFKEIQPYLKNSAILATNTSSISISDLAAGTNCPERFLGIHFMNPVPLMKLVEIIPGSKTDSAAILKIDDVIKKLDKVIVHSKDVPGFIVNRILMPMINEAIITLDQGVASAKDIDAAMKFGTNQPMGPLALADLIGLDTCLSIMQVLHNGLQDSKYAPCPLLERYVSEGRLGRKTKKGFYDYT, from the coding sequence ATGATTCACTCGGTAGGCATTGTTGGCGCAGGTCAGATGGGATCCGGTATTGCATATGCTTTTGCCTCAAAAGGATATCCGGTAACCCTCGTAGACGTCTCAGAAGATATGCTTGAGAAAGCAAAAACATATGTTGCTAAAACGTCGGAAAAACGCAACGAATCCCTAATAGATATTTCTTACTCAACATCCTTCAGTGATCTCACCTCAACAGATCTCATCATCGAAGCCGTTCCAGAAAATATAGATCTTAAGAAGATGGTCTTTAAGGAAATCCAACCCTACTTGAAAAACTCCGCAATCCTAGCCACCAATACATCCTCTATTTCCATAAGTGATCTGGCAGCGGGCACCAATTGTCCAGAACGGTTCCTGGGCATCCACTTCATGAATCCCGTCCCCCTTATGAAGCTGGTGGAAATCATTCCTGGCTCTAAAACAGATTCTGCAGCTATCTTAAAAATAGATGATGTCATCAAAAAATTAGATAAGGTTATCGTCCATTCTAAAGATGTCCCTGGATTTATTGTGAATCGAATTTTGATGCCCATGATTAATGAAGCCATAATTACCCTTGATCAGGGCGTTGCCTCTGCCAAGGATATTGATGCAGCCATGAAATTTGGCACCAACCAGCCTATGGGGCCACTTGCCCTCGCAGACCTAATAGGGCTTGATACCTGCCTCTCTATCATGCAAGTTCTCCATAATGGACTTCAGGATTCAAAATATGCCCCCTGTCCCCTATTGGAAAGATATGTGTCAGAAGGGCGTTTAGGACGGAAAACAAAAAAGGGATTTTATGACTACACATAA
- a CDS encoding electron transfer flavoprotein subunit alpha/FixB family protein: protein MRTLIVAEHEHGHVTQATLATIGAALKLKAPIDLLLFANASIPNAKAITEVEKILLAKSPSFAQPLAESMAPVIASLAKNYTYVLAPSNTFGKNVLPRAAALADVEQISDVMEIQSKDTFLRPIYAGNALETIKSSASLNFLTIRTTGFDPVSPSEKHSTPEESLSKDLLELGKQNHSHFVKLTESTSDRPELTSAQVVVSGGRGFQSKEKFKLIEELADRLNAAIGASRAAVDAGFVPNDYQVGQTGKVVAPDLYVAIGISGAIQHIAGMKDSKIIVAINKDPDAPIFQIADYGLVGDLFKIIPELIDLLDRRKA, encoded by the coding sequence ATGCGCACTCTTATTGTTGCTGAGCACGAACATGGCCATGTGACCCAAGCGACCCTGGCTACTATTGGCGCGGCCTTAAAACTTAAAGCACCCATTGATCTGCTGCTTTTTGCCAACGCCTCTATTCCAAACGCTAAAGCTATTACAGAGGTTGAAAAAATTCTCCTGGCAAAATCACCTTCTTTTGCCCAACCACTGGCAGAATCAATGGCGCCCGTTATCGCGTCCTTAGCTAAAAATTATACGTACGTTTTGGCGCCCTCTAACACATTTGGAAAGAATGTCCTGCCAAGAGCGGCAGCCCTCGCAGATGTAGAGCAAATTTCCGATGTCATGGAAATTCAATCCAAGGATACTTTCCTGCGACCAATTTATGCTGGGAATGCTTTAGAAACGATCAAATCATCTGCGTCTCTAAATTTCCTGACCATCCGCACGACAGGATTTGACCCAGTGTCCCCTAGTGAAAAGCATTCTACACCGGAAGAATCCCTCTCTAAGGACCTGCTGGAATTGGGAAAGCAAAACCATTCTCACTTTGTAAAATTGACGGAAAGCACCTCTGATCGCCCCGAACTCACATCGGCACAAGTCGTTGTCTCTGGGGGACGCGGATTTCAATCCAAAGAAAAGTTTAAGCTGATAGAAGAGTTGGCTGATCGACTCAACGCTGCCATTGGCGCCTCCCGTGCCGCCGTAGATGCGGGCTTTGTCCCAAATGATTATCAAGTGGGCCAAACGGGGAAAGTTGTGGCCCCAGATCTCTATGTGGCTATTGGCATTTCAGGGGCGATTCAACACATTGCCGGCATGAAGGATAGCAAAATTATCGTGGCTATTAACAAGGATCCCGATGCTCCCATCTTTCAAATAGCCGACTACGGACTCGTGGGAGATCTTTTTAAGATCATCCCTGAACTCATAGATCTTTTAGATAGACGGAAGGCCTGA
- a CDS encoding electron transfer flavoprotein subunit beta/FixA family protein → MKILVAIKRVVDYNVKVRVKNDQSGVELDHVKMSMNPFDEIAVEEAILFKERAQAKEVVVISIGPKECQETLRTALALGADRGIHILIDEIVRPLIAAKILKAIAEKESPQIIITGKQAIDDDSNQTGQMLAGLLGWPQGTFASKVKVDGQSVIVEREVDTGIETVKLSLPCVITTDLRLNEPRYPSLPNIMKAKQKPIEELTPKDMGIKIESNLKTVKVQEPPKREGGTKVTSTEELFEKLTQEAKVI, encoded by the coding sequence ATGAAGATACTTGTCGCCATCAAACGAGTTGTTGACTACAACGTCAAAGTTCGCGTCAAGAATGACCAATCTGGTGTCGAATTAGATCATGTAAAAATGTCCATGAATCCCTTCGATGAAATTGCCGTCGAAGAGGCGATTCTGTTTAAAGAACGCGCCCAAGCTAAAGAAGTGGTTGTTATTTCTATTGGACCTAAAGAGTGCCAAGAGACTCTGCGAACTGCCCTGGCACTAGGGGCCGATCGCGGCATTCACATTCTGATCGATGAAATCGTGAGGCCCCTTATTGCAGCAAAGATTTTAAAGGCCATTGCGGAAAAGGAATCGCCCCAAATAATCATTACTGGCAAACAAGCCATTGATGATGATTCTAACCAAACAGGCCAAATGTTGGCAGGCCTCTTAGGATGGCCACAAGGCACTTTTGCCTCAAAAGTAAAAGTGGACGGCCAATCTGTTATCGTGGAACGAGAGGTAGACACCGGTATTGAAACCGTAAAACTGTCACTCCCCTGCGTTATTACAACTGACTTACGTCTCAATGAACCGAGATATCCGTCCCTGCCCAACATAATGAAAGCCAAGCAAAAGCCCATTGAAGAACTCACACCTAAAGACATGGGGATAAAGATCGAAAGCAACCTCAAAACCGTCAAAGTCCAAGAACCTCCCAAACGAGAAGGCGGCACCAAAGTCACCTCAACAGAAGAGCTTTTTGAAAAACTTACCCAAGAGGCAAAGGTAATTTGA
- a CDS encoding Fic family protein: MPMAFTPRYTISSAMALSLGEIERARQAISDLPITARILTSLRDTARIASTHYSTAIEGNMLSAEEVRAVIAQREHFPNRAKDEQEVQNYYQALNYVEQLANGKEALSEKTIQTIHGIAYNGRKRPSPYRDDQNVIRNGKLVVYIPPKDKDVAALMKGLVEWFNLGVKEFPIPIVAGLAHYQLATIHPYFDGNGRTARLLATLVLHRHGYGLKGIYSLEEYYARNLKAYYDALTVGNDEDYYEGKRAEGDLTQFLEYFIGGMVDSFVTIQRKAERSASQGATDQSLMLRSLLPEQRQVLKLFQTMETLAVIDIAEFFKISDRQARRWCKAWTESGFLEIEDSKAKAHRYRLSEVYEALVLETISQVHENITSQ; encoded by the coding sequence ATGCCTATGGCATTTACACCTCGATACACCATTTCGTCCGCTATGGCTCTGTCTCTGGGAGAGATCGAACGGGCTCGCCAAGCCATCTCAGATCTTCCTATCACGGCACGCATCTTAACCTCTTTGCGAGACACCGCACGCATTGCATCCACACACTATTCAACAGCGATTGAGGGCAACATGCTCTCAGCAGAGGAAGTCCGTGCTGTCATTGCGCAGAGAGAGCATTTCCCGAATCGGGCAAAAGATGAGCAAGAAGTGCAAAATTATTATCAAGCGCTTAATTATGTTGAGCAGCTTGCAAATGGCAAAGAAGCCTTGAGCGAAAAAACCATCCAAACCATTCACGGCATAGCTTACAATGGACGCAAGCGTCCCAGCCCCTACCGAGATGATCAGAATGTCATTCGCAATGGTAAGCTTGTGGTCTACATTCCTCCCAAGGATAAAGACGTGGCAGCACTTATGAAAGGCCTTGTGGAGTGGTTCAATTTAGGCGTAAAAGAGTTCCCCATTCCCATTGTGGCGGGACTCGCTCATTATCAGCTAGCAACTATTCATCCTTATTTTGATGGTAATGGGCGCACGGCACGGCTTCTTGCAACACTTGTCTTGCATAGGCACGGTTATGGGCTTAAGGGAATTTATTCTTTGGAAGAATATTATGCTCGGAATTTGAAAGCCTACTATGACGCTTTAACCGTTGGGAATGATGAAGACTATTATGAGGGCAAGCGCGCTGAGGGGGATCTCACTCAATTCTTAGAATATTTTATTGGTGGCATGGTGGACTCCTTCGTCACCATTCAACGTAAAGCAGAGCGATCAGCAAGCCAAGGTGCAACTGATCAGTCTCTCATGTTGCGCAGCCTTCTTCCAGAGCAACGGCAAGTCCTCAAGCTTTTCCAAACAATGGAGACTCTTGCAGTCATCGATATTGCAGAGTTTTTCAAAATTTCAGACCGTCAAGCTCGGAGGTGGTGTAAGGCTTGGACCGAGAGCGGCTTCCTTGAAATTGAGGATTCAAAAGCCAAAGCCCACCGGTACCGGTTGTCAGAAGTTTACGAAGCATTAGTTTTGGAAACCATTTCACAAGTTCATGAGAATATAACCTCACAATAG
- a CDS encoding glycosyltransferase family 4 protein has protein sequence MIKINIHDVPNERSSHMETTPKAGGVAIALSFFLMSLFGTRPLVSDVSPLITLWIAALVMMLMGLWDDINPLTWKIRLGLQLLATIVIVSLGISFENILLLPGLTIPLGPLGSLLTAFWLLYFINMFNFMDGINGIAAVQTIGACFFLFFLSSSLTSTFALLAFASLGFLFFNFPKSRLFLGDSGSQFLGFLLPVLGLMIALPQFSDHPISPLVLPVLFFNFIYDTLFTLFRRTLRKEKIWDAHREHLYQRLNQSGWSHTRVTCLHVGFMLIQGFTLLWIHEEYVSLLFIPLLGIQAIYSGWVLRKEKHS, from the coding sequence ATGATTAAAATTAATATTCATGATGTCCCAAATGAGCGTTCTTCCCACATGGAAACAACGCCTAAAGCAGGAGGCGTTGCCATTGCCCTTAGCTTTTTCCTTATGTCACTCTTCGGCACACGGCCTTTAGTTTCAGACGTAAGTCCCCTCATCACTCTTTGGATTGCGGCACTTGTCATGATGCTTATGGGCCTTTGGGATGACATCAACCCGCTGACATGGAAAATACGCTTAGGGCTTCAATTACTGGCAACAATTGTCATTGTGAGTCTGGGAATCAGCTTTGAAAATATTCTCCTATTACCAGGCCTAACCATTCCCCTAGGCCCATTAGGGTCCCTCCTCACAGCTTTTTGGCTCCTTTATTTCATCAATATGTTCAACTTTATGGATGGCATTAATGGGATTGCTGCCGTCCAAACCATTGGGGCATGTTTCTTCTTGTTCTTTCTTTCCTCTTCCCTAACTAGCACTTTTGCCCTTCTAGCCTTCGCAAGCCTGGGGTTTCTGTTCTTTAATTTTCCAAAGTCTCGATTGTTTTTGGGAGACTCTGGCAGCCAGTTCCTGGGATTCCTCCTCCCCGTCTTGGGTCTCATGATCGCGCTGCCCCAATTCTCGGATCATCCTATTTCTCCATTAGTCCTGCCCGTCTTATTTTTTAACTTTATCTACGATACGCTCTTCACCCTATTCCGACGGACCTTACGAAAAGAGAAAATATGGGACGCCCATCGGGAACATCTTTATCAACGCCTCAATCAATCGGGCTGGAGCCACACCAGGGTCACCTGCTTACATGTTGGCTTTATGCTCATCCAGGGCTTTACTTTGCTATGGATTCACGAAGAATACGTGAGCTTGCTTTTCATTCCCTTATTGGGAATCCAGGCAATTTACAGTGGATGGGTTTTAAGGAAAGAAAAACATTCATAA
- a CDS encoding MFS transporter has protein sequence MRKTLLPCMIGNIIEWYEFMLYGYFATVIGTLFFPPMEGLYPLVFSFAIFSVGLFVRPIGGIVLGHIGDKLGRKKSLILSVYMMALPTAAIGLLPTYATIGALAPILLVCMRILQGFAMGGEYAGTVVSILEHSPNKKRGLYGSLAALSLVSGMLLGSIAGASCEAFLSQEELYTWGWRIPFFLGLVGAIWGMYMRRSLEETGKYLDCKNENRLSRLPIGELFQNFPKIVQAVLVQTTLAVGIYTITIFYINFAKTIFEFTSQGTFFINALGTVILGLSTVLFGKLSDVYGRKKVMLLSTISIMVVAYPCISLTIEGNVQAYMTGYLTLSFLVGGVLGPLPTFLVEFFNTNVRYSAVALTNNLSMGIFGGTAPVAIAYLIQVTGTNIVPAFYLMGTAVITILALLSTRDDYGRELA, from the coding sequence ATGCGAAAAACCCTTCTTCCCTGTATGATTGGAAATATTATTGAGTGGTATGAGTTTATGCTCTATGGCTATTTTGCCACCGTAATTGGGACGTTGTTTTTTCCTCCTATGGAGGGACTTTATCCTCTTGTCTTCTCTTTTGCCATTTTCTCCGTCGGTCTTTTTGTTCGCCCCATAGGGGGGATTGTGTTGGGACACATAGGAGATAAACTTGGCCGGAAAAAGTCTTTAATTCTGTCCGTTTATATGATGGCGCTTCCTACGGCGGCCATTGGACTTTTGCCTACCTATGCAACTATAGGGGCCCTGGCGCCCATTTTATTGGTATGTATGCGAATTTTGCAGGGGTTTGCTATGGGAGGGGAATATGCCGGAACCGTTGTTTCGATTCTTGAGCATTCTCCCAACAAAAAACGCGGATTGTATGGAAGTTTAGCAGCCCTAAGTCTTGTATCTGGAATGTTGTTGGGATCCATAGCAGGAGCTAGCTGTGAAGCCTTTTTGAGTCAGGAAGAACTCTATACTTGGGGGTGGCGTATTCCGTTTTTCCTCGGATTGGTAGGCGCTATCTGGGGTATGTATATGCGTCGCTCATTGGAGGAGACTGGTAAGTATTTGGACTGCAAAAATGAAAATCGACTTTCTAGACTCCCTATTGGAGAGTTGTTTCAGAACTTTCCAAAAATCGTTCAAGCTGTTTTGGTCCAAACGACCCTAGCAGTTGGAATCTATACCATTACGATCTTTTATATAAATTTTGCCAAAACCATTTTTGAATTTACGAGTCAGGGAACATTCTTTATAAATGCTCTGGGAACCGTAATTTTAGGCCTGTCGACAGTTTTATTTGGGAAGCTATCGGATGTATACGGGCGTAAGAAAGTCATGCTGCTTTCCACGATCAGTATTATGGTTGTGGCTTATCCTTGTATTTCTTTGACCATCGAGGGGAATGTACAAGCCTATATGACTGGCTACTTAACTCTCTCCTTCCTCGTGGGTGGTGTGTTGGGACCGTTGCCCACTTTTTTGGTAGAGTTCTTTAACACAAATGTACGTTATTCTGCAGTAGCCTTGACCAATAATCTTAGTATGGGAATTTTTGGTGGAACCGCGCCTGTCGCGATTGCCTACTTAATTCAAGTGACGGGTACAAACATCGTGCCCGCCTTTTATCTGATGGGTACGGCTGTTATAACGATTTTGGCACTTTTGTCTACGAGGGATGATTATGGCCGAGAACTTGCCTAG
- a CDS encoding cupin domain-containing protein encodes MKEVPFKVIPREEMEDIYSPVHAASKDAITLKAFNDHKSISRFCSKNIGQLSMKWLHLKPGQEVKIHDHPVDTLMIVTRGQGALIGDLEQKIFEGDSVLIPSSKKHGVITTDDKGLWALSFRFNE; translated from the coding sequence ATGAAAGAAGTTCCCTTTAAGGTGATCCCAAGGGAAGAGATGGAGGATATCTATTCTCCAGTACATGCAGCCAGTAAAGATGCTATTACGCTTAAAGCTTTTAATGATCACAAGTCTATCAGTCGCTTTTGCTCGAAGAATATTGGCCAACTTTCTATGAAGTGGTTACATTTAAAGCCAGGGCAAGAAGTAAAGATTCACGATCACCCTGTGGACACTCTCATGATTGTGACCCGTGGCCAGGGTGCATTGATCGGCGACTTAGAGCAAAAGATTTTTGAAGGGGATTCTGTTCTTATCCCCAGTTCTAAAAAACATGGTGTCATTACAACCGATGATAAAGGCCTTTGGGCTTTGTCATTCCGTTTTAACGAGTAG
- a CDS encoding class I SAM-dependent methyltransferase — MRWECVDLRNFYGARRGKMVRRMIRRRVRAMWPNTKNMTILGLGYATPYLRNYMTDSNHVVAFMPGPQGAIPWPTLHSAAINHGGRETHSLVALTEEDVLPLPDASVDRLLMVHMLEHASNGPALLREAWRVLKDDGKLLLVVPHRRSMWTRFDRTPFGIGHPYSYRELGALLRKTLFTPLRREGALFIPPFRSKLSLSLATIWENLAHKWFPKFSGVLVVEAGKEIYGGELNMGTVRQRRAYAPVPLG; from the coding sequence ATGCGTTGGGAATGTGTAGATCTTAGAAACTTTTATGGCGCCCGTCGTGGTAAGATGGTTCGACGGATGATACGGCGACGTGTCCGAGCCATGTGGCCGAATACAAAAAACATGACTATTTTGGGATTGGGATACGCGACTCCCTATTTGCGCAACTATATGACGGATAGCAATCACGTGGTTGCCTTTATGCCTGGTCCACAAGGAGCAATACCATGGCCAACCTTGCATTCTGCAGCAATTAATCACGGAGGAAGGGAGACTCACTCTTTGGTTGCACTAACTGAAGAGGATGTTCTTCCCCTTCCTGATGCCAGCGTGGATCGATTGCTAATGGTACATATGCTTGAACATGCATCCAATGGACCGGCCCTTCTTCGCGAGGCTTGGCGCGTTCTTAAAGATGATGGCAAGCTGCTTTTGGTGGTGCCCCATCGTCGAAGCATGTGGACACGATTTGATCGTACCCCGTTTGGCATTGGACATCCCTATAGCTATCGGGAACTGGGTGCCCTTTTGCGGAAGACCCTCTTTACGCCTTTGCGTCGGGAGGGTGCTTTGTTTATTCCCCCCTTTCGATCAAAATTATCCCTTTCTTTAGCCACCATATGGGAAAACTTGGCCCACAAGTGGTTTCCAAAATTCTCCGGTGTTCTTGTCGTGGAGGCAGGAAAAGAAATTTATGGAGGGGAGTTAAACATGGGAACAGTTAGGCAGAGGCGCGCCTATGCTCCTGTTCCATTGGGCTAA
- the surE gene encoding 5'/3'-nucleotidase SurE has translation MSATKYPKVTDPSSLRILVSNDDGINAPGLKILKEVAEQLSDDVWVVAPETEQSGASHSLTLSRPLRIRQISDRRYSVDGTPTDCVLLGVNHILKDKKPTLVLSGVNYNSNLGEEVTYSGTVAAAMEATLLGIPAIALSQVIDRRHPPKWATALHFAPDIIRNLLKTYWPKECLMNINFPDAIIHSVKGTKVVPQGFRDLSGGELWECKDPRNRPYYWIGPLPVQKSFTPRTDLSAIEESYISITPLHLDLTHHQTLNALKKTFKE, from the coding sequence ATGAGCGCGACTAAATATCCAAAAGTCACTGATCCATCTTCCCTAAGGATTCTTGTGAGCAACGACGATGGCATCAACGCACCGGGACTAAAGATCCTCAAAGAAGTTGCTGAACAACTTTCAGATGATGTATGGGTTGTTGCGCCAGAAACAGAGCAGAGTGGGGCTAGTCATTCGCTGACCCTCAGCCGCCCTCTTCGCATTCGACAGATTTCAGATCGGCGCTATTCGGTTGATGGCACTCCCACTGACTGCGTCCTATTAGGTGTCAATCACATTCTTAAGGACAAAAAACCTACTCTCGTTCTCTCAGGTGTGAACTACAACAGCAACCTAGGAGAAGAAGTAACCTATTCTGGCACCGTTGCTGCCGCCATGGAGGCGACACTTCTCGGCATTCCTGCCATTGCGCTAAGTCAAGTAATTGATCGCCGCCATCCGCCTAAATGGGCCACAGCCCTCCATTTTGCTCCAGACATTATTCGAAATCTTTTAAAGACCTACTGGCCAAAGGAATGCCTGATGAATATCAACTTTCCAGATGCGATTATCCACTCTGTCAAAGGAACCAAAGTTGTTCCTCAAGGCTTTCGTGATCTGTCCGGTGGCGAACTTTGGGAATGTAAAGACCCTAGAAACCGTCCATACTATTGGATTGGACCTCTTCCTGTGCAAAAATCCTTCACCCCTAGAACAGATCTATCTGCTATAGAAGAAAGTTATATTTCCATCACACCATTACATTTGGATTTAACCCATCATCAGACTTTGAACGCTCTGAAAAAGACTTTTAAAGAATAG
- the serS gene encoding serine--tRNA ligase, producing MFDLKWIRENKALFDAGLKRRGHVPVGSKLLELDEQHRSLITSIQDIQQERNENARKLGMAKSKGENIESLVKEGALLKKKFPELEAKEGKLSQEIKTLLAGLPNLPDESTPDGKDESENVEIRKWGEIPTFDFKPKEHVEIGEELGLMDFEKASQMSGSRFVVLKGALAQLERALVSFMLDLHTQNFDYEEVSVPFLVRDNAVFGTGQLPKFSEDLFQTTDGRWLIPTGEVPLTNLVAGDILDEEDLPKRFVAYSYCFRSEAGAAGKDTRGMVRQHQFSKVELVSITHPDTSGNEHERMTKSAEEVLKRLALPYRVVSLCTGDLGVAARKTYDIEVWLPGQNTYREISSCSVCGDYQARRMKARFRPISLGEKKEKPQFVHTLNGSGIPIGRTLVAILENYQQEDGSVIIPEILHSYMNGLTEIHPHERD from the coding sequence AATGGATCCGAGAGAACAAGGCACTGTTTGATGCGGGACTTAAGCGTCGAGGGCATGTGCCTGTGGGTAGCAAACTCCTTGAACTAGATGAACAGCACCGATCCTTAATTACCTCCATACAGGACATTCAACAAGAGCGGAATGAAAATGCTCGCAAACTGGGAATGGCAAAAAGCAAGGGAGAGAATATCGAATCTCTTGTAAAGGAAGGGGCTCTTCTCAAGAAGAAATTTCCTGAACTAGAAGCTAAAGAAGGCAAACTTTCCCAGGAAATTAAAACTCTTCTGGCTGGTCTTCCAAATCTTCCCGATGAAAGTACACCTGATGGTAAAGATGAAAGTGAAAATGTTGAGATAAGAAAATGGGGAGAGATTCCAACATTTGATTTCAAACCTAAAGAGCATGTGGAGATTGGGGAAGAATTGGGGCTCATGGATTTTGAGAAGGCGAGCCAAATGTCAGGATCACGATTTGTTGTCCTAAAAGGAGCCCTCGCACAACTTGAGCGGGCCCTAGTATCTTTCATGCTCGACCTACACACCCAGAATTTTGATTATGAAGAAGTAAGCGTTCCCTTCCTTGTCCGAGACAATGCCGTTTTTGGCACAGGTCAGCTGCCCAAGTTTTCGGAAGATTTATTTCAGACGACCGATGGCCGATGGCTTATTCCCACCGGAGAAGTCCCCCTCACTAATCTTGTAGCCGGAGACATACTCGACGAAGAAGATCTGCCAAAACGTTTTGTCGCCTACTCATATTGTTTTAGATCCGAGGCTGGTGCTGCCGGAAAAGATACACGTGGTATGGTTCGGCAACATCAGTTTAGCAAAGTAGAGCTTGTCAGTATCACCCATCCTGATACCTCTGGAAATGAGCACGAACGTATGACAAAATCAGCCGAGGAAGTCCTTAAGCGTCTAGCTTTGCCATATAGAGTCGTTTCCTTATGTACCGGTGATCTGGGGGTAGCTGCACGCAAAACATATGACATTGAAGTTTGGCTTCCAGGACAGAATACCTACAGAGAAATTTCCAGTTGCTCCGTTTGTGGTGACTACCAAGCACGCCGTATGAAGGCCCGCTTCAGGCCTATTTCTCTCGGAGAGAAGAAGGAAAAGCCGCAATTCGTCCATACTCTCAATGGCTCAGGGATTCCTATCGGCCGTACCCTCGTAGCGATCCTTGAAAATTATCAGCAAGAAGACGGTTCCGTCATCATCCCAGAAATTCTCCATTCTTACATGAATGGTCTAACGGAGATTCATCCACATGAGCGCGACTAA